The following proteins come from a genomic window of Archocentrus centrarchus isolate MPI-CPG fArcCen1 chromosome 3, fArcCen1, whole genome shotgun sequence:
- the ctxn2 gene encoding cortexin-2 — MSSVHYNHSLAAMSGNDMMAHSLTLEQKTAFAFVGMLLVFLGLLIVRCFRILLDPYSSMPSSNWADGIEGLEKGTFEYALT, encoded by the coding sequence ATGAGCAGCGTCCACTACAACCACTCCCTTGCTGCCATGAGCGGAAACGACATGATGGCGCACTCTCTGACTCTGGAGCAGAAGACAGCCTTTGCCTTTGTGGGGATGCTATTGGTGTTTTTGGGGCTGCTAATAGTAAGGTGTTTCAGGATCCTGCTGGACCCCTACAGCAGCATGCCCTCCTCCAACTGGGCTGATGGTATCGAGGGGCTGGAGAAAGGGACATTTGAGTATGCCCTTACTTAA